The following are encoded together in the Streptomyces sp. NBC_01465 genome:
- a CDS encoding PucR family transcriptional regulator — MDQPPELSTAARALALRCEPRVNELARRMARESFEELPGYAELPDDVKDLEIAATARHGVRLFLRRVAEPHPSPGSHRLFRERAAQRAEEGMPLHLLLRTHALGMYVLWEALREAAGPGDEAALLELVDLLLRSHHTIVGAVAETYLDERSALEAEQRAQRRSLVRGLLDGMLAPGHALLEQLRLEGPALVLAISLDIGPAAAEGPVAVRRRLRRVQTVLDHAFGTEVLALLDAESGRAVVPKGCEPPADLARAVSRACGLEVRIAAVPADDPGAIPDAARTAGEILRVARACGLPPGLHRIDDVLLEFHLSRPSESSHRIAALLDPVADRPELIDTLRTHLAEQQDRRATAQRLGLHPNTVDNRLAKIAEQTGIDLASPRGTALVIAALLLREE, encoded by the coding sequence ATGGATCAGCCCCCCGAACTGTCCACCGCGGCCCGTGCCCTCGCCCTGCGCTGCGAGCCCCGGGTCAACGAGCTGGCGCGGCGCATGGCCCGGGAGTCCTTCGAGGAGCTCCCCGGGTACGCCGAACTCCCCGACGACGTCAAAGACCTGGAGATCGCCGCCACCGCGCGTCACGGCGTACGGCTCTTCCTGCGCCGCGTCGCCGAACCGCACCCCAGCCCCGGCAGCCACCGCCTCTTCCGCGAACGCGCCGCCCAGCGCGCCGAGGAGGGCATGCCGCTCCATCTGCTGCTGCGCACCCACGCACTGGGGATGTACGTGCTGTGGGAGGCCCTGCGCGAAGCCGCGGGACCGGGCGACGAAGCGGCACTGCTGGAACTCGTCGACCTGCTCCTGCGTTCACACCACACGATCGTCGGCGCCGTCGCCGAGACCTACCTCGACGAGCGGTCGGCGCTCGAGGCCGAACAGCGCGCCCAGCGCCGCTCCCTGGTCCGTGGGCTGCTCGACGGCATGCTGGCGCCCGGTCATGCCCTCCTGGAGCAGCTCCGGCTCGAGGGACCGGCCCTGGTGCTGGCGATCTCGCTGGATATCGGCCCCGCCGCGGCCGAGGGGCCCGTGGCGGTGCGCCGCAGGCTGCGCCGGGTCCAGACGGTCCTCGACCACGCCTTCGGTACGGAGGTGCTCGCCCTCCTGGACGCGGAGTCGGGGAGGGCCGTCGTACCCAAGGGCTGCGAGCCTCCGGCGGACCTGGCCAGGGCGGTCAGCCGGGCGTGCGGCCTGGAGGTCCGTATCGCCGCCGTGCCTGCCGACGACCCCGGGGCGATACCGGACGCGGCCCGCACCGCGGGGGAGATCCTGCGCGTCGCGCGCGCCTGCGGGCTGCCGCCGGGGCTGCACCGCATCGACGACGTCCTGCTGGAGTTCCACCTCTCGCGCCCCAGCGAGAGCAGCCACCGCATCGCCGCCCTGCTCGACCCGGTCGCCGACCGGCCCGAGCTCATCGACACCCTCCGTACGCACCTCGCCGAGCAGCAGGACCGGCGCGCCACCGCCCAGCGCCTCGGACTGCACCCCAATACGGTCGACAACCGGCTCGCGAAGATCGCCGAGCAGACCGGCATCGACCTGGCCTCGCCGCGCGGCACCGCGCTGGTGATCGCGGCACTGCTGCTGCGCGAGGAGTGA
- a CDS encoding AzlC family ABC transporter permease, which translates to MATEQATPEHIDTGAEAGAKPDSAVIRDALGVGVAVGLSGFAFGVTSAGSGLSLLQTCVLSLLVFTGASQFALVGALAAGGSPFTAAAGAFFLGVRNTFYGLRLSQLLALPRVVRPFAAHWVIDETAAVTLAQPTRRAARIGFTATGLTLYVLWNLTTLIGALGAQAIGDTNAWGLDAAGPAVFLALLAPMLRTTTERTAAALAVLLGLGLLPVLPAGVPVLVAALAAPAVLFLKGRTMTNPAKEEDR; encoded by the coding sequence GTGGCAACAGAACAAGCAACACCCGAACACATAGACACCGGGGCCGAGGCCGGCGCCAAACCCGACTCGGCCGTCATCAGGGACGCCCTCGGCGTCGGCGTCGCCGTGGGGCTCTCCGGATTCGCCTTCGGGGTGACCTCGGCAGGATCCGGGCTCAGCCTCCTGCAGACCTGCGTGCTGAGCCTCCTGGTCTTCACCGGGGCATCCCAGTTCGCACTGGTCGGCGCGCTCGCGGCGGGCGGCAGCCCGTTCACCGCGGCCGCGGGCGCCTTCTTCCTGGGCGTACGGAACACCTTCTACGGGCTCCGGCTCTCCCAGCTCCTGGCCCTGCCGCGCGTGGTGCGCCCCTTCGCCGCGCACTGGGTGATCGACGAGACCGCGGCCGTCACGCTCGCCCAGCCGACCCGGCGCGCCGCCCGGATCGGTTTCACCGCCACCGGACTGACCCTCTACGTGCTGTGGAACCTGACCACCCTGATAGGTGCACTCGGCGCGCAGGCCATCGGCGACACCAATGCGTGGGGTCTGGACGCGGCCGGTCCCGCCGTCTTCCTGGCGCTGCTCGCCCCCATGCTCCGTACGACGACCGAACGGACCGCCGCCGCACTCGCCGTCCTCCTGGGCCTCGGCCTCCTGCCGGTGCTGCCCGCCGGAGTGCCCGTCCTGGTCGCCGCACTCGCCGCGCCCGCCGTGCTCTTCCTCAAGGGACGCACGATGACCAACCCTGCCAAGGAGGAGGACCGTTGA
- a CDS encoding AzlD domain-containing protein: protein MNIWIAIVATAVGCYLVKLLGLLVPAGVLEKPLVKQLSALLPVALLAALTAQQTFGDGQHLVLDARGAGLAAAALALVLRAPFLVVVAAAVVVTAGVRALG from the coding sequence TTGAACATCTGGATCGCCATCGTCGCGACCGCCGTCGGCTGCTATCTCGTCAAGCTGCTCGGGCTGCTCGTCCCTGCGGGCGTACTGGAGAAGCCGCTGGTCAAGCAGTTGTCCGCGCTGCTTCCTGTCGCTCTGCTGGCCGCACTCACCGCTCAGCAGACCTTCGGCGACGGCCAGCACCTTGTACTGGACGCGCGGGGCGCGGGGCTCGCGGCGGCGGCGCTCGCTCTGGTGCTGCGCGCCCCCTTCCTGGTGGTCGTCGCGGCCGCCGTGGTGGTCACGGCAGGTGTACGGGCGCTGGGCTGA
- a CDS encoding ATP-dependent helicase — protein sequence MARTALDSFSPATRSWFTGAFTAPTAAQDGAWRAIGEGSDVLVVAPTGSGKTLAAFLAALDSLASSPPPADTKKRCRVLYVSPLKALAVDVERNLRSPLTGIRQESVRLGLPEPDIRVGIRSGDTPASERRAMATRPPDILITTPESLFLMLTSSARDALTGIETVILDEVHAVAGTKRGAHLAVSLERLDELLPRPARRIGLSATVRPVDEIARYLSPQRKAEIVQPPSGKEFDLSVVVPVEDMGELGGSPASEASGSGDKPSIWPQVEERIADLVQAHRSTIVFANSRRLAERLCNRLNEIAYERATGEELPEAHSPAEVMAESGAAKGAPPLLARAHHGSVSKEQRALVEEDLKAGRLPAVVATSSLELGIDMGAVDLVIQVESPPSVASGLQRVGRAGHQVGAVSTGVVFPKYRGDLVQAAVVTERMRTGSIESLRVPANPLDVLAQQLVAMVALDSWQADDLLAVVRRAAPFASLPESAFTAVLDMLAGRYPSDAFAELRPRVVWDRIAGTVTGRPGAQRLAVTSGGTIPDRGLFGVFLAGADPKKGGGRVGELDEEMVYESRVGDVFTLGTTSWRIQDITRDRVLVTPAPGVPGRLPFWKGDQLGRPLELGRAVGAFLREVGRLTPEDARLRLLAAGLDAWAADNVLSYLDEQRRACGHIPDDRTIVVERFRDELGDWRVVVHSPFGAQVHAPWALALGAKLSERYGMDAQVMHADDGIVLRLPDADLMDFGPDSDPAAQGTEYDSEQAPLGAADVAFDKGEVNQIVTDQVGGSALFASRFRECAARALLLPRRSPGKRTPLWQQRQRASQLLQVASEFGSFPIVLEAVRECLQDVFDVPGLTELMGDIESRRVRLVEVTTTEPSPFARSLLFGYVAQFLYEGDSPLAERRAAALSLDSRLLAELLGQAELRELLDPEVLTELERELQWLTEDRRIKDAEGVADLLRLLGPLTEAELTERGADPQWPRDLVSARRAIAVRIAGADHWASVEDAGRLRDALGTALPVGVPEAFTEPVKDPLGDLLSRYARTHGPFTSSQAAARFGLGSAVTDGALQRLAAAGRVVQGEFHPSGIGQEWCDATVLRRLRRRSLAALRHELEPVPPAALATFLPQWQHLGSNSLRGIDGLARAIEQLQGAPVPASALEKLILPSRVSGYTPALLDELTTTGEVVWAGAGALAGKDGWISLYLADAAPLLLPPPHPLELSALHESVLKTLAPGYGLFFRQIADEIRATTHPDCTDPQLADAIWELAWSGRLTNDTLAPLRSLLGSGRTAGSTAHRAKRTIPRGRYGTLTAAARPASRTGPPTVSGRWSLLPVHEPDPTHRAHALARTLLDRHGVVTRGAVAAEGVEGGFSAVYRILSAFEDSGQARRGYVVEGLGAAQFAMDGAVDRLRAAATARDRTESGSDPRALVLAAADPANAYGAALPWPESPADAGHKPGRKAGSLVVLVDGELTLYMERGGKSLLAWPTDPEDPALLAAARALAAAATAGSLGTITVERTNGTPALTSPLGRTLESAGFIATPRGLRLRA from the coding sequence ATGGCGAGGACAGCGCTCGATTCCTTCTCCCCCGCGACCAGGTCCTGGTTCACGGGGGCCTTCACCGCGCCCACCGCCGCCCAGGACGGAGCCTGGCGGGCGATCGGCGAGGGTTCCGACGTGCTGGTCGTGGCCCCGACCGGCTCCGGCAAGACGCTGGCCGCCTTCCTCGCCGCGCTCGACTCCCTGGCCTCCTCGCCGCCGCCCGCGGACACGAAGAAGCGCTGCCGGGTGCTGTACGTGTCGCCGCTGAAGGCCCTGGCCGTCGACGTCGAGCGGAATCTGCGCAGCCCGCTCACGGGCATCCGCCAGGAGTCCGTACGGCTCGGTCTGCCGGAGCCCGACATCCGCGTCGGCATCCGCTCCGGGGACACCCCTGCCTCCGAGCGGCGTGCGATGGCGACCAGGCCGCCGGACATCCTGATCACGACGCCCGAGTCGCTGTTCCTGATGCTGACCTCGTCGGCGCGCGATGCGCTGACCGGCATCGAGACGGTGATCCTGGACGAGGTGCACGCCGTCGCGGGCACCAAGCGCGGCGCGCACCTCGCCGTGTCGCTGGAGCGTCTGGACGAGCTGCTGCCGCGGCCAGCCCGCCGAATCGGCCTCTCGGCGACGGTCCGTCCCGTGGACGAGATCGCGCGTTATCTCTCGCCGCAGCGCAAAGCCGAGATCGTACAGCCGCCCTCGGGCAAGGAGTTCGACCTCTCGGTGGTCGTCCCGGTCGAGGACATGGGCGAGTTGGGCGGCTCGCCCGCCTCCGAGGCTTCGGGCAGCGGCGACAAGCCCTCGATCTGGCCGCAGGTGGAGGAGCGGATCGCGGACCTCGTCCAGGCTCACCGCTCGACGATCGTCTTCGCCAACTCCCGCCGCCTGGCGGAGCGTCTCTGCAACCGCCTCAACGAGATCGCGTACGAGCGCGCCACCGGCGAGGAGCTGCCCGAAGCGCACTCGCCGGCGGAGGTGATGGCCGAATCGGGCGCCGCCAAGGGAGCCCCACCGCTCCTCGCCCGCGCCCACCACGGCTCGGTCTCCAAGGAACAGCGTGCCCTGGTCGAGGAGGACCTCAAGGCGGGCCGGCTGCCCGCGGTGGTGGCCACCTCCAGCCTGGAACTGGGCATCGACATGGGCGCGGTGGACCTGGTGATCCAGGTGGAGTCACCGCCGTCCGTTGCCTCCGGCCTGCAGCGCGTGGGCCGTGCGGGACACCAGGTGGGCGCGGTCTCCACGGGCGTCGTCTTCCCCAAGTACCGCGGCGATCTCGTCCAGGCAGCCGTGGTCACCGAGCGGATGCGCACGGGCTCCATCGAGTCGCTGCGCGTCCCCGCCAACCCCCTGGACGTCCTGGCCCAGCAGCTCGTCGCCATGGTCGCCCTCGACAGCTGGCAGGCCGACGACCTCCTCGCAGTGGTCCGGCGTGCCGCACCCTTCGCCTCACTGCCGGAATCGGCCTTCACCGCGGTCCTGGACATGCTCGCCGGGCGCTACCCCTCGGACGCCTTCGCGGAGTTGCGGCCGCGCGTCGTCTGGGACCGCATCGCCGGTACGGTCACGGGCCGGCCCGGGGCGCAGCGCCTCGCCGTCACTTCCGGCGGCACCATCCCCGACCGCGGGCTCTTCGGCGTCTTCCTGGCGGGAGCCGACCCGAAGAAGGGCGGCGGCCGGGTCGGTGAGCTCGACGAGGAGATGGTCTACGAATCACGGGTGGGCGACGTCTTCACCCTCGGTACGACCTCCTGGCGCATCCAGGACATCACCCGCGACCGCGTTCTCGTCACCCCCGCCCCCGGAGTGCCGGGCCGGCTCCCCTTCTGGAAGGGCGACCAGCTGGGCCGCCCGCTCGAACTGGGCCGCGCGGTGGGCGCGTTCCTCCGCGAGGTCGGACGCCTGACCCCCGAGGACGCCAGGCTGCGCCTCCTGGCGGCCGGCCTGGACGCCTGGGCCGCCGACAACGTCCTGTCGTACCTCGACGAACAGCGCCGCGCCTGCGGTCACATCCCGGACGACCGCACGATCGTGGTCGAACGCTTCCGCGACGAACTGGGCGACTGGCGGGTCGTCGTCCACTCCCCCTTCGGCGCCCAGGTGCACGCCCCCTGGGCGCTGGCCCTCGGCGCCAAACTGTCCGAGCGGTACGGCATGGACGCCCAGGTGATGCATGCCGACGACGGCATCGTGCTGCGGCTGCCCGACGCCGACCTGATGGACTTCGGCCCGGACAGCGACCCTGCCGCCCAGGGCACCGAGTACGACTCCGAGCAGGCCCCCCTTGGAGCGGCCGACGTCGCCTTCGACAAGGGCGAGGTCAACCAGATCGTCACCGACCAGGTCGGCGGCTCCGCCCTCTTCGCCTCCCGCTTCCGCGAATGCGCGGCCCGCGCCCTGCTGCTGCCGCGCCGCAGCCCCGGCAAGCGCACCCCCCTGTGGCAGCAGCGCCAGCGGGCCTCCCAGCTCCTCCAGGTGGCAAGCGAGTTCGGCTCGTTCCCCATCGTCCTGGAAGCGGTCCGCGAATGTCTCCAGGACGTCTTCGACGTCCCCGGTCTCACCGAGCTGATGGGCGACATCGAGTCCCGCCGGGTCCGGCTGGTCGAGGTCACCACCACCGAGCCGTCCCCGTTCGCCCGCTCGCTCCTCTTCGGTTACGTCGCGCAGTTCCTGTACGAGGGCGACTCGCCCCTCGCCGAGCGCCGCGCCGCCGCACTCTCCCTCGACTCCCGCCTGCTGGCCGAGCTCCTGGGCCAGGCGGAGCTCCGCGAGCTCCTGGACCCGGAGGTCCTCACCGAGCTGGAGCGCGAACTCCAGTGGCTGACCGAGGACCGCCGCATCAAGGACGCCGAGGGCGTCGCCGACCTCCTGCGTCTCCTGGGACCGCTCACCGAGGCCGAGTTGACGGAGCGGGGGGCCGATCCGCAGTGGCCCCGCGACCTGGTGTCCGCCCGCCGCGCCATTGCGGTCCGCATCGCCGGAGCCGACCACTGGGCCTCCGTCGAGGACGCCGGCCGCCTCCGCGACGCACTGGGCACGGCGCTCCCCGTGGGCGTCCCCGAGGCCTTCACCGAACCGGTCAAGGACCCCTTGGGCGACCTTCTCTCCCGGTACGCCCGTACGCACGGACCCTTCACCTCCTCCCAGGCCGCCGCCCGCTTCGGGCTGGGCAGCGCCGTCACGGACGGGGCGCTCCAGCGCCTCGCCGCCGCGGGCCGGGTGGTGCAGGGCGAGTTCCACCCGTCGGGCATCGGCCAGGAGTGGTGCGACGCCACCGTCCTGCGCCGGCTGCGCCGCCGCTCCCTCGCGGCCCTGCGGCACGAGCTCGAACCGGTCCCGCCCGCCGCCCTCGCCACCTTCCTCCCCCAGTGGCAGCACCTGGGCAGCAACAGTCTGCGCGGCATCGACGGCCTGGCCCGCGCCATCGAGCAGTTGCAGGGCGCCCCCGTCCCCGCATCGGCCCTCGAAAAGCTGATCCTCCCGTCCCGCGTCAGCGGCTACACCCCAGCACTCCTCGACGAGCTGACCACCACCGGCGAGGTCGTCTGGGCCGGAGCGGGCGCCCTCGCGGGCAAGGACGGCTGGATCTCCCTCTACCTCGCAGACGCCGCCCCCCTGCTCCTCCCGCCGCCCCACCCCCTGGAGCTGAGCGCGCTCCACGAGTCGGTCCTCAAGACCCTCGCCCCCGGGTACGGACTGTTCTTCCGCCAGATCGCCGACGAGATCCGCGCCACCACCCACCCCGACTGCACCGACCCCCAACTGGCCGACGCCATCTGGGAACTGGCCTGGTCGGGGCGGCTCACCAACGACACCCTGGCCCCGCTCCGCTCCCTCCTGGGCTCCGGCCGCACCGCCGGGTCCACGGCCCACCGCGCCAAGCGCACGATCCCCCGCGGCCGCTACGGAACGCTGACCGCGGCCGCCCGCCCCGCATCCCGTACGGGCCCGCCCACGGTCTCCGGCCGCTGGTCCCTGCTCCCCGTCCATGAACCGGACCCGACCCACCGCGCACACGCCCTGGCCCGCACGCTCCTGGACCGGCACGGGGTCGTCACCCGGGGAGCGGTGGCGGCCGAGGGCGTCGAGGGCGGCTTCTCCGCGGTCTACCGCATCCTCTCCGCCTTCGAGGACAGCGGTCAGGCCCGCCGGGGTTACGTCGTCGAGGGCCTGGGCGCGGCCCAGTTCGCCATGGACGGCGCGGTGGACCGCCTCCGCGCCGCAGCCACGGCCCGCGACCGTACGGAATCGGGATCCGACCCCCGCGCCCTGGTCCTGGCGGCGGCCGACCCCGCCAACGCCTACGGAGCAGCCCTCCCCTGGCCGGAGTCCCCGGCCGACGCCGGCCACAAGCCGGGCCGCAAGGCCGGATCCCTGGTGGTCCTCGTCGACGGCGAGCTCACCCTCTACATGGAGCGCGGCGGCAAATCTCTCCTGGCCTGGCCCACGGACCCCGAGGACCCCGCCCTCCTCGCAGCGGCCCGGGCCCTGGCCGCAGCGGCGACCGCCGGATCCCTCGGCACGATCACGGTGGAGCGCACCAACGGCACCCCCGCCCTCACCTCCCCCCTGGGCCGCACTCTGGAGTCGGCCGGCTTCATCGCCACCCCCCGCGGCCTCCGCCTCCGCGCCTGA
- a CDS encoding helix-turn-helix domain-containing protein, whose protein sequence is MGEGEQARYWSYEQLPGVDLLRARYIGHTFPRHSHEGYVFGTISYGVEDVGLPGGTVHAGPGTVVMINPEVPHTARAGVPEGWKYATLYPSAQVIADIAAETTSVRGTPGFAETDVVDFQAARLLREVHRAAEEGNALAADSVLRIMVARLLRLHGQTLPTLAPRSAGARDAARARAVLEERMTDPPSLEQLATSLSTSPFALLRAFKQQYGMPPHTWLTNARVRRARHLLDAGTPPADAAAAVGFSDQPHLNRHFTRMVGVPPGAYQRERARTYKTAGDLPS, encoded by the coding sequence ATGGGCGAGGGGGAACAGGCGCGGTACTGGAGTTACGAGCAGCTGCCGGGAGTCGATCTGCTCCGTGCCCGCTACATCGGGCACACCTTCCCCCGGCACAGCCACGAGGGGTATGTCTTCGGCACGATCAGCTACGGAGTCGAGGACGTCGGCCTGCCCGGTGGGACCGTGCACGCAGGTCCCGGCACCGTCGTCATGATCAACCCGGAGGTTCCGCACACCGCCCGCGCCGGAGTCCCCGAGGGCTGGAAGTACGCGACGCTCTACCCCTCGGCCCAGGTGATCGCCGACATCGCCGCCGAGACGACATCCGTCCGCGGCACTCCTGGATTCGCCGAGACCGACGTGGTGGACTTCCAGGCCGCCAGACTGCTGCGCGAAGTGCACCGGGCCGCCGAGGAGGGCAACGCCCTGGCCGCCGACAGTGTGCTGCGGATCATGGTCGCCAGGCTGCTGCGCCTCCACGGACAGACCCTGCCCACCCTCGCGCCCCGCTCGGCGGGCGCCCGCGACGCAGCCCGGGCACGCGCCGTACTGGAGGAGCGGATGACCGATCCGCCGTCCCTGGAGCAGCTCGCCACCTCGCTCTCCACCAGCCCGTTCGCGCTGCTGCGCGCCTTCAAGCAGCAGTACGGGATGCCGCCGCACACCTGGCTCACCAATGCGCGCGTCCGCCGTGCCCGTCATCTCCTGGACGCCGGCACGCCCCCCGCGGATGCGGCCGCCGCCGTCGGTTTCAGCGACCAGCCGCACCTCAACCGGCACTTCACGCGCATGGTCGGGGTCCCGCCCGGGGCCTATCAGCGCGAGCGCGCAAGAACGTACAAGACGGCCGGGGACCTCCCCTCGTAA
- a CDS encoding MFS transporter, with protein sequence MPVGHRAPAQLDDQRLCWRWAFGIVGFVGLVWSGFWIVRSKEGPLAPPLLKKASPAADPAAVPYRRILLSGTWLTAAFGAFAAYWMLSAGLTWAPDYLQKVTGLTLKQSGAVVTGVAVGNGAVLLTHGLLARRAAQRPSGRTRFAAGAGGGLVMCVAAVSIAAFAQVDAVGVKIALMVGPMALTNVILTISQTACARITPPSQRGVALGALAFVYALAGILSPMVTGRLVDGAATTAAGYHTAYLLMAGLVAVAGVLAVFLLRPERDAGRLGVAETGAPALSPAH encoded by the coding sequence ATGCCAGTGGGCCACCGCGCCCCTGCACAACTCGACGACCAACGGCTCTGCTGGCGCTGGGCGTTCGGGATCGTGGGCTTCGTGGGACTGGTCTGGTCGGGTTTCTGGATCGTACGGTCGAAGGAGGGGCCGCTCGCGCCGCCCCTCCTCAAGAAGGCCTCGCCCGCCGCGGATCCGGCTGCCGTCCCGTACCGGAGGATCCTGCTGTCGGGCACGTGGCTGACCGCCGCCTTCGGGGCCTTCGCCGCCTACTGGATGCTGTCGGCGGGCCTGACCTGGGCGCCGGACTATCTGCAGAAGGTGACCGGGCTGACCCTCAAGCAGTCGGGCGCGGTCGTCACGGGCGTGGCCGTCGGCAACGGTGCCGTCCTGCTCACCCACGGTCTGCTCGCCCGGCGTGCCGCTCAGCGCCCCAGCGGGCGGACGAGGTTCGCCGCAGGGGCGGGAGGCGGCCTGGTGATGTGTGTGGCGGCCGTGTCGATCGCCGCGTTCGCGCAGGTCGACGCGGTCGGCGTGAAGATCGCGCTGATGGTCGGCCCGATGGCGCTGACCAATGTGATCCTCACGATCTCGCAGACGGCCTGTGCCCGGATCACCCCGCCCTCGCAGCGGGGCGTGGCACTCGGCGCGCTGGCCTTCGTCTACGCGCTCGCCGGCATCCTCTCGCCGATGGTCACAGGCCGTCTGGTGGACGGGGCGGCGACCACGGCGGCCGGCTACCACACGGCGTATCTGCTGATGGCGGGCCTGGTCGCGGTGGCCGGAGTGCTCGCCGTGTTCCTGCTGCGGCCGGAGCGGGACGCGGGACGCCTCGGTGTGGCGGAGACGGGCGCGCCTGCCCTCTCCCCCGCGCACTGA
- a CDS encoding DUF3046 domain-containing protein — translation MRLTIFWERMAEHFGEGYAESFARDHVMAELGGRTVHEALAAGWETKDVWRGVCTAVGIPAELR, via the coding sequence ATGCGGTTGACGATTTTCTGGGAGCGGATGGCGGAGCACTTCGGTGAGGGGTACGCCGAATCCTTCGCCCGCGACCATGTGATGGCCGAGCTCGGCGGCCGTACGGTGCACGAGGCGCTCGCCGCCGGCTGGGAGACCAAGGACGTCTGGCGGGGTGTCTGCACCGCGGTGGGCATCCCCGCCGAACTGCGCTGA
- a CDS encoding alkyl sulfatase dimerization domain-containing protein has product MTEHTPQNYLGYIDRVWRGEENLLAHHTGAYTSDELVPVRDRVGFFPAFANVAVFDTGDGLVLVDSGDFRTAGQLHTAVRAFSDQPVHSIVYTHGHVDHIFGVWPFDRQAQETGGTRPEVIAHQAVTARFDRYIQTAGYNTWINRRQFGVPSIKWPTAYRYPDTTYSERLTVERGDLTFELVHARGETDDHTYVWIPELKTLCTGDLFIWNSPNAGNPQKVQRYPEDWARALRAMQELGAELLLPGHGVPIVGASRVHQALDDTARLLESLCEQTRALMNAGHRLDAVLHGVKVPQELLDKPYLHPAYDEPEFVVRNLWRLWGGWYDQNPAHLKPAPDAALAAEFATAAGGALVLARRAAALLAEGELRLASHLAETAALASPADVEVARIRAEVYARRARTETSTMARGIFNWAAAESAAVAEGTDVETELTRTEAGRKRAAGAISVGVVDDDTCDCGGEVQA; this is encoded by the coding sequence ATGACCGAGCACACCCCGCAGAACTACCTCGGATACATCGACCGCGTGTGGCGCGGCGAGGAGAATCTGCTGGCCCATCACACAGGCGCGTACACGAGTGACGAACTCGTCCCCGTCCGCGACCGGGTCGGCTTCTTCCCCGCCTTCGCCAATGTCGCGGTCTTCGACACCGGGGACGGACTGGTGCTGGTGGACTCGGGCGACTTCCGTACGGCCGGGCAACTGCACACCGCGGTACGGGCCTTCAGCGACCAGCCGGTTCACTCGATCGTTTACACGCACGGCCATGTCGACCACATCTTCGGCGTCTGGCCCTTCGACCGGCAGGCCCAGGAGACGGGCGGCACACGGCCCGAGGTGATCGCGCACCAGGCGGTCACGGCGCGCTTCGACCGCTACATCCAGACCGCGGGCTACAACACGTGGATCAACCGCAGGCAGTTCGGCGTCCCGTCCATCAAGTGGCCGACGGCCTACCGCTACCCCGACACCACCTATTCGGAGCGTCTGACCGTCGAGCGCGGCGACCTCACCTTCGAGTTGGTCCACGCGCGCGGGGAGACGGACGACCACACCTATGTGTGGATCCCCGAGCTCAAGACGCTCTGCACGGGCGACCTCTTCATCTGGAACTCCCCCAACGCCGGCAACCCGCAGAAGGTTCAGCGCTACCCGGAGGACTGGGCCCGCGCGCTGCGTGCGATGCAGGAGCTGGGCGCGGAGCTGCTGCTGCCGGGACACGGGGTGCCGATCGTCGGCGCGAGCCGGGTCCACCAGGCGCTTGACGACACGGCACGCCTCCTGGAGTCGCTCTGCGAGCAGACGCGCGCGCTGATGAACGCGGGCCACCGCCTCGATGCCGTACTGCACGGGGTGAAAGTCCCGCAGGAGCTGCTCGACAAGCCCTATCTGCACCCCGCCTACGACGAGCCGGAGTTCGTCGTACGCAATCTGTGGCGGCTCTGGGGCGGCTGGTACGACCAGAACCCCGCCCACCTGAAGCCGGCCCCCGACGCGGCGCTCGCCGCCGAGTTCGCGACCGCCGCGGGCGGCGCGCTCGTCCTGGCGCGGCGGGCGGCGGCCCTGCTGGCGGAGGGCGAGCTGCGGCTGGCCTCGCACCTGGCCGAGACAGCGGCGCTGGCTTCGCCGGCCGATGTCGAGGTGGCCCGGATACGCGCCGAGGTCTATGCCCGGCGGGCACGGACGGAGACGTCCACGATGGCGCGCGGGATCTTCAACTGGGCCGCCGCCGAATCGGCCGCCGTGGCCGAAGGCACGGACGTCGAGACCGAGTTGACGCGCACCGAGGCGGGCCGCAAGCGGGCCGCCGGAGCGATCAGCGTGGGCGTCGTCGACGACGACACGTGCGACTGCGGCGGCGAGGTGCAGGCGTGA